A segment of the Streptomyces sp. XD-27 genome:
CTCACGGAGACCAAGGCGCGGCGCTATCTGGACCTGACGGACCTGTCGGCGAAGGAGCAGGCCGAGCTGATCGCCTCCCGTACGGTCGAGGTGCTGCCCAGCCCGGAGCGGCTCGCCGAGCGGATCGAGAAGCGGCGGGCCGAGGGCAGGGGCCTGCACGTCAAGCTGGGCATCGACCCCACGGCGACGGACGTGCACCTGGGCCACGCCGTGCCGCTGATCGTCCTCAGCCGGTTCCAGCGGCTCGGCCACGACGTCACCCTGATCATCGGTGACTTCACCGCCAAGATCGGCGACCCGTCCGGCCGTACGACCGAGCGCCCGCCGCTGACCGACGAGGACATCGCGAAGAACCTCGCCACCTACCGGGAGCAGGTGCGGCCGTTCTTCGACTTCGAGAAGGTCAGCTTCCGGCAGAACAGCGAGTGGCTGGCGCCGTACACCTTCCCCCGGCTGCTGGCCCTGCTCGCCCACGTACCGGTCTCGCAGCTGCTGCAGCGCGAGGACTTCCGCAACCGTCTGGCGGAGGGCTCCGGGCTGACCATGACGGAGCTGCTGTACCCCATCGCGCAGGGCCTGGACTCGGTGGCGCTGGAGTGCGACGTCGAGCTGGGCGGCGCGGACCAGCTGCTCAACCTGCAGATGGGCCGCAAGCTCATGGAGCTGGAGGGCCAGAAGCCGCAGCTGGTCGTCACCATGCCGCTGATCGAGGGCACGGACGGCACCGGCGCCAAGATGTCCAAGTCCAAGGGGAACTACGTCGGGCTGACGGCGCCCGCCGACGACGTGTTCGGCAAGATCATGTCGGTGCCGGACCGGCTGATGGAGCCGTACCTCAAGGCGTGGACCGAGTGGACGGACGAGGAGATCGCGCTCGTCCTGGCGCGGGTGGCGGACAGGTCGCTGCACCCGATGGACCTCAAGAAGGTCCTGGCGGGCGAGGTCGCCGCGGCGCTGTACGGCGTGGCGGCGGCGATGACGGCGCGCGCCGGGTTCGTGGCGCAGTTCTCCAAGAAGAGCTTCGCGGACGTGGAGTCGCTGCCGGTGGTGGACCTGGCCGAGCACGGCGCGGAGTCCGTCACCGCCGTGCTGGCGAAGGTGCTGGCGTTCCAGCCCAGCGCCTCGGCCGCGCGCCGGGTCGCCAAGCAGAACGGGCTGCGACTGGTCGTCGACTCCGCGGACGGCCAGCAGAACGTGGTGCTGACCGAAGCCCAGGCCATCCGGCCGCTCGCCGAGGTCGTGGGCGAGGTGC
Coding sequences within it:
- the tyrS gene encoding tyrosine--tRNA ligase: MTRLGDSVARASALLAQDLSSDSTVEQLLTETKARRYLDLTDLSAKEQAELIASRTVEVLPSPERLAERIEKRRAEGRGLHVKLGIDPTATDVHLGHAVPLIVLSRFQRLGHDVTLIIGDFTAKIGDPSGRTTERPPLTDEDIAKNLATYREQVRPFFDFEKVSFRQNSEWLAPYTFPRLLALLAHVPVSQLLQREDFRNRLAEGSGLTMTELLYPIAQGLDSVALECDVELGGADQLLNLQMGRKLMELEGQKPQLVVTMPLIEGTDGTGAKMSKSKGNYVGLTAPADDVFGKIMSVPDRLMEPYLKAWTEWTDEEIALVLARVADRSLHPMDLKKVLAGEVAAALYGVAAAMTARAGFVAQFSKKSFADVESLPVVDLAEHGAESVTAVLAKVLAFQPSASAARRVAKQNGLRLVVDSADGQQNVVLTEAQAIRPLAEVVGEVLEGGEFTDPGTVYLKAGRKIAEIGGR